A window of Pedobacter lusitanus contains these coding sequences:
- a CDS encoding ABC transporter permease: MIQLLKVELKKITNYRTFWVFITLYAVTLGILALNLRNVFVKDGVNLDNMPILKFPDVWHTATYIAGFFNIILAIFVIISITNEYEFRTIRQNIIDGWSRRDFLIAKLWPIFLLSIGAAMYVFLITYGIGLSNSEDTSFAVSMHNSEFIFAFMFQSFIYLCFAFLLGLLFKKPGIAIGVLLLYSAVIEPLLGFNLPGYIGNYLPVSSIRNIIELPFLKYGVSNAQKFISAQSLIVPGCYGIIFILIASLVLKKKDL, encoded by the coding sequence ATGATACAATTATTGAAAGTAGAGTTGAAAAAGATTACTAATTACAGGACTTTTTGGGTGTTTATAACCCTATATGCTGTAACATTAGGCATATTGGCCTTAAACCTCCGAAATGTTTTTGTGAAAGATGGAGTTAACCTTGATAACATGCCAATTCTCAAATTTCCTGATGTCTGGCATACGGCAACTTATATTGCAGGTTTCTTCAATATCATATTAGCCATATTTGTAATTATTTCTATAACAAACGAGTATGAATTCCGAACAATTCGTCAGAATATAATTGATGGATGGAGCAGACGTGATTTTTTGATAGCCAAACTCTGGCCAATATTCCTTTTAAGCATCGGTGCAGCTATGTATGTTTTCCTGATAACCTACGGTATAGGTCTTTCAAATTCTGAAGATACCTCTTTCGCTGTTTCAATGCATAACAGCGAATTTATCTTTGCATTTATGTTTCAATCCTTTATATATCTTTGTTTTGCTTTTTTGCTGGGTTTGCTTTTTAAAAAGCCAGGTATAGCAATCGGGGTTCTTTTATTATATTCTGCTGTGATCGAACCTTTGCTGGGCTTTAATTTACCTGGTTACATTGGTAACTATTTGCCTGTTTCTTCTATTCGTAATATCATAGAACTTCCTTTTTTAAAGTATGGAGTTTCGAATGCTCAGAAATTTATTTCAGCTCAAAGTCTTATTGTACCTGGTTGTTATGGAATAATCTTTATCTTAATAGCTTCTTTAGTATTAAAAAAGAAAGATCTGTAG
- a CDS encoding ABC transporter ATP-binding protein: MKQDYTQNDESPISAYTKSESKSNMIYLKDIEKIYQTDTIQTVALNKVNLQIKKGEFVSIMGPSGCGKSTLLNIMGLLDNPSKGIVEIDGGVVDNYGDKNLSRLRNEKIGFIFQSFHLINDLTVLDNVELPLLYRKMSGAERRDRALEALNKVGLSARTKHYPNQLSGGQRQRVAISRAIVGNPDLILADEPTGNLDSVMSEEVMNILLNLNKEGTTIVMVTHDENVTQKTSRLIRFFDGSQVD; encoded by the coding sequence ATGAAACAGGATTATACACAAAATGATGAATCACCAATTTCAGCATATACAAAGTCTGAAAGCAAATCGAATATGATTTATCTTAAAGATATTGAGAAAATTTACCAGACAGATACTATACAGACTGTAGCACTGAATAAGGTAAATCTACAAATTAAAAAAGGTGAATTTGTTTCTATAATGGGGCCATCGGGTTGTGGTAAAAGTACGCTATTGAATATTATGGGACTTTTAGATAATCCGTCCAAGGGGATTGTCGAAATAGATGGTGGAGTAGTGGATAATTATGGAGATAAGAATTTATCCCGGTTGAGGAATGAAAAAATAGGGTTCATCTTTCAAAGTTTTCATCTTATTAATGATCTTACTGTATTGGATAATGTAGAATTGCCTTTGCTTTATAGAAAAATGTCTGGTGCTGAAAGAAGAGACAGGGCTCTGGAAGCTTTAAATAAAGTTGGTTTAAGTGCCAGAACAAAACATTATCCTAACCAGCTCTCAGGAGGACAAAGACAAAGGGTCGCTATCTCCAGAGCAATTGTAGGTAACCCGGATTTGATTCTTGCCGATGAACCTACAGGAAATCTGGATAGTGTAATGAGTGAAGAAGTGATGAATATACTATTGAATCTTAACAAAGAAGGTACAACCATTGTAATGGTTACGCACGATGAGAATGTAACTCAGAAAACCTCTCGTTTGATTCGTTTTTTTGATGGTAGTCAGGTAGATTAA
- a CDS encoding TolC family protein codes for MMYLRLVHFILILLLLSISIDGFSQNNDNNHAYTLEEIIKLSKDKSLASLQANTIKENKYWQWKTFNSTYKPQLSMSGSLPGFNRTFQNVQQNDGSIAFVPVSYNYSTVDLSLSQSIGLTGGEVFISSKIEQFKNFYIDQTQYSSKPTFIGIKQPLFSYNALRWDRKIQPLRYAESQKKFSEDIENVGLQVSALFFELLISQKIYDISKNNLANNDAIYNIGKVRYSLGKISENELLQLKLALINTNKAVAQAALGAEVATLNLKSFTGFLGEGDVKLILPDSIPAFNINVDSVLSEGTRKRSDIVSYKRRTLEAERDVAEARGTSGFRANLVATIGLSGRGSAVSEVYRNPANEQSFNIGFNFPILDWGLRTSKIKTAQANKKLVEYTIAQEQINFGNQIRTQVKQFTMNRELVKINKEANEIAQKRYSISMKRYVVGDLGITDLNIALQEKDSAQSEYLFSLKNFWLSYQYLKVLTLYDFKNSKRN; via the coding sequence ATGATGTATCTAAGACTTGTTCACTTCATTTTAATACTATTATTGCTTTCCATTTCTATAGATGGTTTTTCTCAGAATAATGATAACAATCATGCATATACTCTGGAGGAAATCATAAAGCTATCTAAAGATAAATCGTTGGCGTCACTTCAGGCCAATACGATTAAAGAAAACAAATACTGGCAGTGGAAGACTTTTAATTCTACCTACAAGCCTCAGTTATCAATGTCTGGGAGTTTACCAGGTTTTAACAGAACATTTCAAAATGTTCAGCAAAATGATGGTAGTATAGCATTTGTTCCAGTTTCATATAATTATTCTACAGTAGATCTTTCACTTAGCCAGTCTATTGGTTTAACGGGAGGAGAGGTATTCATCAGTTCAAAAATTGAACAGTTTAAAAATTTCTATATTGATCAGACTCAATATAGTAGTAAACCCACATTCATTGGAATTAAACAACCATTATTTTCTTATAATGCATTACGTTGGGATCGTAAAATACAACCATTACGATATGCAGAGTCTCAGAAAAAATTTAGCGAGGATATAGAAAATGTCGGATTGCAGGTTTCGGCGCTTTTCTTTGAACTATTGATATCCCAAAAAATATACGATATCTCAAAAAATAACCTGGCGAATAATGATGCGATTTACAACATTGGTAAAGTGAGATATAGCCTTGGTAAAATTTCTGAAAATGAATTATTGCAGCTTAAACTAGCTCTTATTAATACCAACAAGGCAGTAGCACAGGCAGCACTCGGAGCAGAAGTTGCAACATTAAATCTCAAGTCCTTTACCGGTTTTTTAGGAGAAGGTGATGTTAAACTTATACTACCTGATAGTATCCCGGCCTTTAATATTAATGTTGATTCTGTCCTCTCAGAAGGAACGAGGAAAAGGTCGGATATTGTTTCCTACAAAAGGAGAACTCTTGAGGCTGAAAGGGATGTAGCAGAGGCCAGGGGAACCAGCGGTTTCAGGGCAAACTTAGTCGCTACTATTGGTCTTTCCGGGCGAGGTTCTGCAGTCTCTGAGGTTTATCGTAATCCGGCTAATGAACAATCTTTTAACATTGGATTTAATTTTCCAATACTGGATTGGGGGCTGAGAACATCTAAAATAAAAACGGCTCAGGCTAATAAAAAACTGGTCGAATATACTATAGCCCAGGAACAGATAAATTTTGGAAATCAGATCAGAACCCAGGTCAAACAGTTTACTATGAACAGGGAGCTGGTTAAAATCAATAAAGAAGCTAATGAAATTGCACAAAAAAGATATTCAATTTCGATGAAAAGATATGTCGTAGGTGATTTGGGAATAACAGATTTAAACATCGCTTTACAAGAAAAGGATAGTGCACAGAGCGAGTATTTATTTTCTTTGAAAAATTTCTGGCTTTCTTATCAATACCTAAAAGTTCTGACACTTTATGATTTTAAGAATAGTAAAAGGAATTAG
- a CDS encoding sigma-54-dependent transcriptional regulator: MILVIDDDIAVRTSLKFLLKKEGHQVNTADSQETALLVIHEEIPELILMDMNFSLETSGKEGIELLKKIKKISVDIPVILITGWSTIALAVEGMKLGASDFISKPWDNSHMLSSVRMLLSLFHPTKAKETSISRKRLDELYDFRKIIGEDPALLSILEIIGRASSTEAPILIQGESGTGKELIAEAIHMNSSRHNHAFVKVNLGGISSSLFESEMFGHKRGAFTDAKEERVGRFTLANKGSIFLDEVGDLELSSQVKLLRILQDRTYEVLGDSKARTADIRVICATNRNLEEMVEQNKFREDLFYRINLITIKLPSLRERPRDIPLLVKYFIQNLKEIYQKDKLEVSNKALKWLMELPLPGNIRELKNLVERTVLISGKDLLEIEDFLNQIQSHPKKSKGSFPLGDMTIDQMELELIKRTMAHFNHNISKVAKSLGLSRGALYRRLDKYGIQYENKE; encoded by the coding sequence ATGATTCTCGTAATTGACGATGATATAGCGGTTAGGACCTCATTAAAATTCTTATTAAAAAAAGAAGGGCATCAGGTTAATACAGCTGATTCACAGGAAACAGCGCTATTGGTAATCCATGAAGAAATTCCGGAATTGATATTGATGGATATGAATTTTTCTTTGGAAACATCCGGCAAAGAAGGAATTGAGTTATTAAAGAAGATAAAAAAAATCAGCGTTGATATCCCGGTCATTCTCATTACAGGTTGGAGTACTATTGCTTTGGCGGTAGAAGGAATGAAATTAGGGGCTTCAGATTTTATCAGTAAGCCCTGGGATAATAGCCATATGCTGAGTTCAGTAAGAATGCTTCTAAGTCTTTTTCATCCCACTAAGGCTAAGGAAACATCTATCAGTAGAAAGCGTTTAGACGAGTTATATGATTTCCGGAAAATAATCGGAGAAGATCCTGCACTGTTATCAATCCTTGAAATAATAGGAAGAGCAAGTTCAACGGAAGCCCCAATACTTATACAAGGGGAAAGTGGTACAGGAAAAGAACTGATAGCAGAGGCTATTCATATGAATAGCTCCCGGCATAACCATGCTTTTGTAAAGGTCAATCTTGGAGGGATTTCGTCCTCACTTTTCGAAAGTGAAATGTTTGGGCATAAAAGAGGTGCTTTTACAGATGCGAAAGAAGAAAGAGTAGGCAGATTTACTTTGGCTAATAAAGGATCTATCTTTCTTGATGAAGTTGGGGACCTGGAGTTAAGTAGCCAGGTTAAATTACTTAGAATATTACAGGACAGGACTTACGAAGTACTTGGAGATAGCAAGGCCAGGACAGCTGATATTAGAGTTATTTGTGCTACTAACCGAAATCTCGAAGAGATGGTGGAACAGAACAAATTCAGGGAAGACCTTTTTTATAGGATTAATCTGATTACCATAAAACTTCCGTCACTTAGAGAAAGACCCAGAGATATACCTTTACTGGTAAAATATTTCATCCAGAACCTGAAGGAAATTTACCAGAAAGACAAGCTTGAAGTAAGTAATAAAGCATTAAAATGGTTAATGGAGCTGCCTTTACCAGGGAATATTCGTGAACTAAAGAATCTGGTAGAAAGAACGGTTCTGATTTCCGGGAAAGATTTGCTGGAAATTGAAGATTTTTTAAACCAGATTCAATCTCATCCCAAGAAATCTAAAGGGAGCTTTCCTTTAGGGGATATGACTATAGATCAAATGGAATTAGAATTGATTAAAAGGACAATGGCACACTTTAATCATAATATAAGTAAGGTGGCAAA
- a CDS encoding ABC transporter ATP-binding protein, whose product MDSILKIENLQKKYKHIQAVADVSFEVKKGSIFGLLGPNGSGKTTILGIVLNVLNRDHGNYYWFGEAPLKGNRGRIGAILEHPNFYPYLSAEKNLEVVVGIKQVSKDNIERVLRIVELFDRRKDKFSTFSLGMKQRLAIAAALISKPEVLVLDEPTNGLDPQGIVEIRELILKIASMGTTIIISSHLLDEIEKICTDVVILKNGRLLLAGKVGEINKKSSVIEVAADDMGKLYDVLENYQYTRLIEADNDKFLVSFTHPISCGVLNNFLLTERKISLTHLVQKRETLENRFMELISESK is encoded by the coding sequence GTGGATTCAATTCTTAAAATAGAAAACCTTCAAAAGAAGTATAAACATATACAAGCAGTAGCTGATGTATCATTTGAGGTTAAAAAGGGCAGTATATTTGGATTGCTGGGCCCAAATGGAAGTGGAAAGACTACGATTTTAGGTATTGTTCTCAATGTTTTGAACAGAGACCATGGAAATTATTACTGGTTTGGTGAAGCTCCACTAAAAGGAAACAGAGGAAGGATAGGGGCCATTCTTGAGCATCCTAACTTCTATCCATACTTATCTGCAGAGAAGAATCTTGAAGTGGTCGTCGGAATTAAGCAGGTTTCTAAAGACAATATAGAGCGGGTACTCAGGATTGTAGAATTATTCGATAGAAGGAAAGATAAATTCAGTACTTTTTCTTTAGGAATGAAACAAAGGCTGGCGATAGCGGCTGCGCTGATCAGTAAACCCGAAGTCCTGGTCCTTGATGAGCCCACTAATGGTCTTGATCCGCAGGGAATTGTAGAGATCAGGGAGTTGATATTGAAAATTGCTTCAATGGGAACTACCATTATAATTTCAAGTCATTTGCTAGATGAAATAGAAAAGATTTGCACTGATGTGGTCATATTAAAGAACGGACGCTTGTTGCTTGCAGGCAAAGTAGGGGAGATTAATAAAAAATCTTCTGTTATTGAAGTCGCAGCAGATGATATGGGGAAACTTTATGATGTTCTTGAGAATTATCAATATACCAGGTTAATTGAGGCTGATAATGATAAATTTCTTGTTTCTTTTACCCATCCTATCAGTTGTGGAGTGCTAAATAATTTTCTGCTAACAGAAAGAAAAATATCCCTGACACATCTTGTTCAGAAAAGGGAAACTCTAGAAAATCGTTTCATGGAATTAATATCGGAATCAAAATGA
- a CDS encoding efflux RND transporter periplasmic adaptor subunit, with translation MDIEIPVSVKQVKKRKLYFKIFLIGIALVLFFLGFRFLIKSSISKNEIKTGIVEVGSMEATITAAGLVVPEYEQIITSPIEAKLEQILHNAGDKVKKGEPILKLDKEFIQIQLDKLYDAQKLNRNKIVQLRLSLNKTLTDMKTQYAVKKVNIENLESKLKGEKYLIEIGGGTKENLQQAKLNLEIAKLELKQIEDQVKNQQKSMAADLNGLGFEINIQEKSIQELEKRLEQAEVRASRDGVITWVADQIGSKIDAGSELVRIADLNTFKVEGSISDHFADQLKVGGEVIVRINNTDLRGEIGNVKPAVENGIIKFMVNLKAKSNNKLRSNLKTDLFVVTSFKDKILRVKNGPFYSGASNMKVFVIDNNKAVAKAVTIGESNQDYVEIKSGLKEGDKIIISDTKEYSKLNEAIIK, from the coding sequence ATGGACATAGAAATTCCCGTTTCAGTAAAGCAGGTTAAGAAGAGAAAACTATATTTTAAAATATTTTTGATTGGCATTGCTCTGGTATTATTTTTCTTAGGTTTCAGGTTTCTGATAAAGAGCTCAATCAGCAAAAATGAAATTAAGACAGGTATTGTAGAGGTAGGATCAATGGAAGCCACTATTACTGCAGCAGGGTTAGTCGTTCCTGAGTACGAACAAATCATAACAAGCCCAATAGAAGCAAAATTGGAACAGATTTTACATAATGCAGGGGATAAAGTGAAAAAGGGAGAACCCATTTTAAAGTTGGACAAGGAGTTTATCCAGATACAGTTGGATAAATTATATGATGCACAAAAGCTAAATAGAAATAAAATTGTGCAATTAAGACTGAGCCTGAATAAGACCCTCACTGATATGAAAACTCAGTATGCTGTTAAGAAAGTAAATATTGAGAATCTGGAGTCTAAACTCAAAGGAGAAAAATATCTTATAGAAATTGGCGGTGGAACAAAAGAAAATCTTCAGCAAGCCAAATTGAATCTGGAAATAGCAAAACTCGAGTTAAAGCAAATTGAGGATCAGGTTAAGAACCAGCAAAAATCAATGGCTGCTGATTTAAACGGTTTGGGATTCGAGATCAATATACAGGAAAAAAGTATTCAGGAATTAGAAAAAAGATTAGAACAGGCCGAGGTAAGAGCCAGCAGGGATGGTGTAATTACCTGGGTAGCTGATCAGATCGGGTCAAAAATAGACGCAGGTTCAGAATTAGTTAGAATAGCAGACTTAAATACATTTAAAGTAGAAGGAAGTATTTCTGATCATTTTGCAGATCAATTAAAAGTTGGCGGAGAAGTAATTGTAAGAATAAATAATACAGATTTAAGAGGTGAGATAGGGAATGTGAAACCCGCTGTAGAAAATGGCATTATTAAGTTTATGGTTAACCTGAAAGCTAAGAGTAATAATAAATTAAGATCAAATTTGAAAACTGATCTCTTTGTTGTAACCTCTTTTAAGGATAAAATACTCCGTGTAAAGAACGGCCCATTTTATAGCGGGGCTTCTAATATGAAAGTCTTTGTCATTGATAATAATAAGGCTGTTGCCAAAGCTGTGACAATTGGAGAGAGCAATCAGGATTATGTAGAAATTAAAAGCGGTTTAAAAGAAGGAGATAAAATAATAATTTCTGACACAAAGGAATACAGTAAGTTAAACGAGGCTATTATAAAATAA
- a CDS encoding ABC transporter permease — MWKRKKSNFLIILEIFLSCFILFLLIAFIGYRYNNYSEPLGFSYDNIISLEISPEESSADSLKGVVNKVVARLKSMPEIQDVTLSKNAIPFKYGSTHEVELTVGPVSEKVFQWDADDKFKDVMGLNILEGRWFKTQDNGLRAKSIVVNKAFQEKFFANGSAIDQKIEINKEPYVVVGLVDFYRKNLNDEIKPGFFLRYNAEDTTSTTGDILIRSKSGDVFALEEKLSRELNSVINPNEWKVNISSLSAYKEADLNENFSTVALNFIVYGFLIINIAMGLFGVLWNNINLRKSELGLRRAIGATSMQIYKQILGEVFVLTTFGVIPAFVLMIQFPLLNFLGFTPNVYITAIAVAIPIIYVFTTFCALYPSSQAAKIQPANALHEE, encoded by the coding sequence ATGTGGAAGCGTAAAAAAAGTAATTTTCTTATTATTCTGGAGATCTTTCTTTCATGTTTTATACTGTTTTTACTGATAGCATTTATAGGGTATCGCTATAATAATTATTCAGAACCATTAGGGTTTTCTTATGATAATATCATTTCACTTGAAATATCGCCTGAAGAGTCATCTGCAGATTCTTTAAAAGGAGTGGTGAATAAAGTTGTAGCAAGGCTAAAATCAATGCCTGAGATTCAGGATGTAACACTTTCTAAAAATGCAATTCCTTTTAAATACGGATCTACGCATGAGGTAGAACTAACGGTAGGGCCAGTTTCAGAAAAAGTGTTCCAGTGGGATGCCGATGATAAATTTAAGGATGTAATGGGCTTAAATATACTGGAAGGAAGATGGTTTAAAACCCAGGATAATGGATTAAGAGCTAAGTCAATAGTAGTTAATAAAGCGTTTCAGGAAAAGTTCTTTGCAAATGGGAGTGCTATTGATCAGAAAATTGAGATAAATAAAGAGCCATATGTAGTTGTTGGGCTGGTAGATTTCTATAGGAAAAATCTGAATGATGAAATTAAGCCAGGCTTCTTTTTAAGATATAATGCTGAAGATACGACATCAACGACCGGTGATATTTTGATTCGAAGTAAGAGCGGAGATGTTTTTGCCCTTGAAGAAAAATTATCCAGAGAGCTGAATTCTGTCATAAACCCCAATGAATGGAAAGTGAATATTTCAAGTTTAAGCGCTTACAAAGAAGCCGATTTAAATGAGAATTTTTCTACGGTTGCTTTAAACTTTATTGTCTATGGTTTTTTGATTATTAATATTGCCATGGGGCTATTCGGCGTACTTTGGAACAATATTAATCTTAGGAAATCGGAATTGGGATTAAGAAGAGCGATAGGTGCCACATCAATGCAAATTTATAAACAAATCTTAGGAGAAGTTTTTGTATTGACAACATTTGGTGTTATACCTGCCTTTGTTCTGATGATTCAATTTCCTTTACTGAATTTTTTGGGATTCACTCCAAACGTATATATAACAGCGATAGCGGTAGCCATTCCAATCATATATGTCTTTACCACATTTTGTGCTTTATACCCCAGCAGTCAGGCAGCTAAGATACAGCCTGCGAATGCATTGCATGAAGAATAG
- a CDS encoding ABC transporter permease — protein MLKNYIKIAIKVLLRRKFFTFVSLFGISITLLFVTILVARLDLTISPKAPENNLDKVLIVDRLFVFKNDKREIVKPSYYFLKTYVKKLESPQKVSFYSNNTIKSFSKNKKIFHEVKFTDGEYWKILDFKFLEGKAFNEKDIDEENKVVVINQTTKKHFFGNENAVGKEIEVKGVLYKVSGVVEDVSMDSERAFADIWVPLTSDKNNISKTSLDGNYNAILLASSSDDFGKIKDEFQKSISHVQFPEPDRYDRLSSSPESVIEIFGRIWNKYEPSTIKTVFFILILMFLFMLLPTFNLVNINISRIKERASEIGVRRAFGASSYTLVIQFLVENMLVTFVGGIIGFILSIIVLPMISGYLINSYPGHETIGAVTINLRIFFYSIGLCIFFALISGVYPAYKMSRINIIQALKGNKL, from the coding sequence ATGCTGAAAAATTATATAAAAATTGCGATAAAAGTGCTTTTAAGGAGGAAGTTTTTCACTTTCGTCAGTTTGTTTGGTATAAGCATAACGCTTTTGTTCGTGACTATACTGGTTGCCAGACTTGATCTGACAATTAGTCCCAAAGCTCCTGAAAATAATCTCGATAAAGTATTGATTGTTGATCGGTTATTTGTTTTCAAGAATGATAAAAGAGAAATTGTAAAACCGAGCTATTACTTTCTCAAAACTTACGTGAAAAAGTTGGAATCACCACAAAAAGTATCATTTTATTCCAATAATACTATTAAGTCGTTTAGTAAAAACAAGAAGATATTTCATGAAGTGAAATTTACGGATGGTGAGTATTGGAAAATTCTTGATTTTAAGTTTCTGGAAGGTAAAGCTTTCAATGAAAAAGATATTGATGAAGAAAATAAGGTAGTAGTTATTAATCAAACTACTAAAAAACACTTTTTTGGAAATGAAAATGCCGTAGGTAAAGAAATTGAAGTAAAAGGTGTTTTGTATAAAGTATCAGGAGTTGTAGAGGATGTGTCTATGGATAGTGAAAGAGCTTTTGCTGATATTTGGGTACCCCTGACATCAGATAAGAATAATATTTCTAAAACCAGTTTGGATGGCAATTATAATGCAATCCTGTTAGCTTCCTCGAGTGATGATTTTGGTAAAATAAAGGATGAATTTCAAAAAAGTATTTCTCATGTTCAGTTTCCTGAGCCTGATAGATATGACAGGCTCTCATCCAGCCCTGAAAGCGTAATTGAGATTTTTGGAAGGATCTGGAATAAGTATGAACCAAGTACTATAAAGACAGTCTTCTTTATATTGATCCTTATGTTTTTATTTATGCTGCTGCCAACCTTTAATCTGGTTAATATCAATATCAGCCGTATTAAAGAACGTGCATCAGAAATTGGTGTAAGAAGAGCTTTCGGAGCTTCATCTTATACACTCGTGATACAATTTCTTGTAGAAAATATGCTCGTAACTTTTGTTGGAGGAATTATAGGTTTTATTCTTTCCATTATTGTTTTACCAATGATTTCAGGCTATCTGATCAATTCTTATCCTGGGCATGAAACCATTGGAGCGGTTACGATAAATTTAAGGATATTCTTTTATAGTATAGGATTATGCATATTTTTTGCGCTTATCTCTGGGGTATATCCCGCTTATAAAATGTCCAGAATAAATATTATTCAAGCTCTAAAAGGAAACAAATTATGA